Within the Phaseolus vulgaris cultivar G19833 chromosome 9, P. vulgaris v2.0, whole genome shotgun sequence genome, the region aggGTCATGTTCAATTCTAGACCTTGGTGGCTTGtttatcatattatattttCTCTTACTTTTTCCCTGTTGGGTGTTGATATTGATGTCATCAATATATGCAGCTGAGGAATTTGTTGTGGGCAACTTCGAAGCATGATGTATACCTTATGCAAAACTACTCAGTTATGCACTGGTCCGCAGTATTACGAAGGGGTAAAGAAGTGCTTAACGTAGCCAAACCAATTGTTCCAAGCCTTGTACGTAGCCACTTAGTTAATCAGATTTGTTACAGTTGTGCTCAATGCATTGGATACTAGTGTTTTTTTGTTCATATGCAGAAGCGTCCTGGATTTTTGGCTCAGCCTGTCTCCAGAGTGCAAATAAGCACCATGATTGTTAAGGAAAATCTGATGGTGGCCGGTGGTTTCCATGGTGAGCTTATATGCAAGGTAGGGTTATAATTTCTTTCCAACTCAATAATTAACTGTATGAAGCGCCCCGTTTTTAAATTGTGTGAATTATTCATGGACCAGAATTTGAAGCAGCCTGGAGTTCTATTTTGTGATAAAATAACTACAGATGATACTGCCATAACCAATGCTGTGGATGTTTACCGCAATCCAGCGTAAGCAGCTAAATGCAgacatttttgttttaaatttttgttttggttAAGTTTATATAACTGAACCTTTTGCAGTGGATCGTTGAGAGTCATCACAGCAAATAATGATTCCCAAGTTCGGGTTTTTGATGCAGAGAATTTTGCTTCTCTTGGTTGTTTCAACTATGATTGGTCTGTTAATGTGAGTATCATGAACTGATATTCCTGTTACTACAGTCTTCATctcttcaatttattttttttgaacaTAGAAGTTATGTTTACATAATGGCCATTGCAGAATATTTCTGTTAGCCCGGATGGGAAGTTGTTAGCTGTACTTGGGGACAGCAGTGAGTGCTTGATAGCTGATGCTAACAATGGAAAGGTACTTCAATTTGCAATTGTTTTTAAGGTTTTATTTTCCTTAATTTTGAATGtgatttctaattttataaatgttatGGTATCGCCCAGGTTACTGGAAGCTTAAAAGGTCACTTGGACTACTCTTTTGCATCGGCTTGGCACCCGGATGGACGGATATTGGCTACTGGGAATCAGGACACAACTTGCAGGTTGTGGGACATAAGAAATCTTTCACAATCTCTAGCTGTGTTAAAGGGAAGAATGGGCGCAATAAGAGCCTTACGATTCACATCTGATGGACGGTTTTTGGCTATGGCTGAGCCTGCAGACTTCGTCCATATTTTTGACTCTCATTCTGGTTATGTACAAGGTCAAGAAATAGATCTATTTGGCGAGATTGCTGGTATATCCTTTAGCCCAGACACAGAGGCTCTATTTGTGGGCATTGCTGACCGAACCTATGGTAGCTTGTTAGAGTTCGCCAGAAAACGTTACAATTATTACCTAGACCCCATGTTTTAATGGAGTGCTGTGCCTCAACGCATATACAGCTATCCACTCCATGTGCATATATACCACagccttttctttttctttttaatttagtGGAGAGGCATGATGTATAATTTGGCTCCAGGAAACTATTTTTGTgattgttttcattttatagctAATTATATTTTGCCTCCGATAATCTCCTTGCTTGCTATTTTAAACTTACATTTCCTAAAACTTTTAATcgtttatttttagttttcataGTTTATTTACACCCTTTAATTGTGAACttgtaattataaattattttttcaaaaatgttTTTACTTGAATTTATTGGCGAGTTTAAAGAAATTctgtaaaaatatattagtcCATTCAGTTAAAAATCTTCAACT harbors:
- the LOC137820121 gene encoding uncharacterized WD repeat-containing protein C2A9.03 isoform X3, whose product is MTSSSIQGSSSPQSCIFRWKVSSVAGPYNMLRNLLWATSKHDVYLMQNYSVMHWSAVLRRGKEVLNVAKPIVPSLKRPGFLAQPVSRVQISTMIVKENLMVAGGFHGELICKNLKQPGVLFCDKITTDDTAITNAVDVYRNPAGSLRVITANNDSQVRVFDAENFASLGCFNYDWSVNNISVSPDGKLLAVLGDSSECLIADANNGKVTGSLKGHLDYSFASAWHPDGRILATGNQDTTCRLWDIRNLSQSLAVLKGRMGAIRALRFTSDGRFLAMAEPADFVHIFDSHSGYVQGQEIDLFGEIAGISFSPDTEALFVGIADRTYGSLLEFARKRYNYYLDPMF
- the LOC137820121 gene encoding uncharacterized WD repeat-containing protein C2A9.03 isoform X4, whose protein sequence is MLRNLLWATSKHDVYLMQNYSVMHWSAVLRRGKEVLNVAKPIVPSLKRPGFLAQPVSRVQISTMIVKENLMVAGGFHGELICKNLKQPGVLFCDKITTDDTAITNAVDVYRNPAGSLRVITANNDSQVRVFDAENFASLGCFNYDWSVNNISVSPDGKLLAVLGDSSECLIADANNGKVTGSLKGHLDYSFASAWHPDGRILATGNQDTTCRLWDIRNLSQSLAVLKGRMGAIRALRFTSDGRFLAMAEPADFVHIFDSHSGYVQGQEIDLFGEIAGISFSPDTEALFVGIADRTYGSLLEFARKRYNYYLDPMF
- the LOC137820121 gene encoding uncharacterized WD repeat-containing protein C2A9.03 isoform X1; this translates as MEHFNNDDLECVGDYYHDDDVPDFQGQNSADILPQQPSHADYHDSDFDVDDEDLLPSNAKTDTTASEARNGKDIQGIPWERLNYSRDEYRETRLKQYKNYESLSRSRHHLHKECLNVQKGKTFYDFFFNTRLVKSTIVHFQLRNLLWATSKHDVYLMQNYSVMHWSAVLRRGKEVLNVAKPIVPSLKRPGFLAQPVSRVQISTMIVKENLMVAGGFHGELICKNLKQPGVLFCDKITTDDTAITNAVDVYRNPAGSLRVITANNDSQVRVFDAENFASLGCFNYDWSVNNISVSPDGKLLAVLGDSSECLIADANNGKVTGSLKGHLDYSFASAWHPDGRILATGNQDTTCRLWDIRNLSQSLAVLKGRMGAIRALRFTSDGRFLAMAEPADFVHIFDSHSGYVQGQEIDLFGEIAGISFSPDTEALFVGIADRTYGSLLEFARKRYNYYLDPMF
- the LOC137820121 gene encoding uncharacterized WD repeat-containing protein C2A9.03 isoform X2 produces the protein MTSSSIQGSSSPQSCIFSRWKVSSVAGPYNMLRNLLWATSKHDVYLMQNYSVMHWSAVLRRGKEVLNVAKPIVPSLKRPGFLAQPVSRVQISTMIVKENLMVAGGFHGELICKNLKQPGVLFCDKITTDDTAITNAVDVYRNPAGSLRVITANNDSQVRVFDAENFASLGCFNYDWSVNNISVSPDGKLLAVLGDSSECLIADANNGKVTGSLKGHLDYSFASAWHPDGRILATGNQDTTCRLWDIRNLSQSLAVLKGRMGAIRALRFTSDGRFLAMAEPADFVHIFDSHSGYVQGQEIDLFGEIAGISFSPDTEALFVGIADRTYGSLLEFARKRYNYYLDPMF